A DNA window from Turicibacter sp. TJ11 contains the following coding sequences:
- a CDS encoding dipeptidase: MIFDTHTDILYHIVNKRLRGQRGVVESYHIPELLEGNVTGGIWTYYTDVDQTLHNNFDEIINYILEELEESPDVQVVLSKGDWADHKVNVILGLESLAPVKDIKHLECLYEKGFRHAMLTWNEKNQFAAGVGCQDGSGLTLLGCELVRKMNELGMVIDVSHASVQTFDDILSISKAPVIASHSNCYSLTPHPRNLTDDQIKEIATLDGVIGVTAVKHFTNQLKPDVESLVDHIDYMKKLVGTRHIALGFDFMNYLGSEDSDSNLIDCRSAASANNVIDELIKRHYNSAEIDAITHGNAKRVINHILKD, translated from the coding sequence TTGATTTTTGATACGCACACGGATATTTTGTATCATATTGTAAATAAGCGATTAAGGGGTCAACGCGGGGTGGTAGAATCCTATCATATTCCTGAGTTATTAGAAGGAAATGTGACAGGAGGAATTTGGACGTATTATACTGATGTAGATCAGACATTACATAATAACTTTGATGAGATCATCAATTATATTTTAGAGGAACTTGAAGAATCACCCGATGTACAAGTTGTATTATCTAAAGGCGATTGGGCAGATCATAAAGTAAATGTCATTCTTGGGCTTGAGAGCCTAGCACCTGTTAAAGATATAAAACATTTAGAGTGTCTATACGAAAAAGGATTTCGTCATGCGATGTTAACGTGGAACGAGAAAAATCAATTTGCAGCGGGAGTTGGATGTCAAGATGGTTCAGGACTGACGCTTTTAGGCTGTGAACTTGTTCGTAAAATGAATGAGCTTGGAATGGTTATTGATGTTTCACATGCTAGTGTTCAAACGTTTGATGATATTTTATCAATAAGTAAAGCACCTGTTATTGCCTCGCATTCAAATTGTTATTCACTTACACCACATCCACGAAATTTAACAGACGATCAGATAAAAGAGATCGCCACGTTAGATGGTGTCATTGGAGTGACGGCTGTTAAGCATTTCACGAATCAATTGAAGCCTGATGTTGAATCATTAGTCGATCATATTGATTATATGAAAAAGTTAGTCGGAACTCGCCACATTGCACTTGGTTTTGATTTTATGAATTACTTAGGTTCAGAAGATAGTGATTCGAATCTAATTGATTGTCGAAGCGCCGCTTCTGCTAATAATGTCATCGATGAATTAATCAAGCGACACTACAATAGTGCTGAAATTGATGCTATTACGCATGGAAATGCTAAACGAGTGATTAATCATATTTTAAAAGATTAA
- a CDS encoding ABC transporter ATP-binding protein, with product MAGPMGRGPRTSGEKAKDFKGTLIRLSRYLKPYRVGLSVVIVAAITSVIFSIISPKIMAKITDELFRPMLERIQGNMTPSPIDFNYIWNIVVILIILYVISAAFNYLQQFMMAGISQKVVYDLRYEIDEKLAKLPLKFFDSHTHGELLSRFTNDVDNISSTLQQSITQVITSVTTIIGVLILMLTISPTLTLISLVVIPFSGVLMMMVIKRSQKYFISQQKTLGELNGHIEEMYTGHNVVKAFGHERKAIEEFDEINERLYGVGWMAQFLSGLIMPIINFIGNLGYVVVAVVGGILVTKGRISVGDIQAFIQYSRQFTQPIAQVAQISNIIQSTVASAERVFELLDEEEVVPEPSQPVKIENGQGAVEFEHVKFGYRDDRILINDMNIKAEPGQMVAIVGPTGAGKTTLVNLLLRFYEVNEGRILVDGVDITKRDRADLRKQFGMVLQDTWLFNGTIRDNIAYGKEDATEEEIIAAAKAAHADHFIRVLPDGYDTILNEEVSNISQGQKQLLTIARALLADPEIMILDEATSSVDTRTEIQIQNAMKQLMKGRTSFVIAHRLSTIREADVILVMKDGDVIETGNHETLMAQNGFYADLYNSQFNQDQEV from the coding sequence ATGGCTGGACCTATGGGACGTGGACCACGTACAAGTGGTGAAAAAGCAAAAGATTTTAAAGGAACATTAATTCGCTTAAGTCGATACTTAAAACCTTATCGTGTTGGTTTAAGTGTTGTGATCGTTGCTGCAATCACTAGTGTTATTTTTTCAATCATCTCTCCTAAAATTATGGCAAAAATCACAGATGAATTATTTCGCCCAATGTTAGAAAGAATTCAGGGGAATATGACGCCTTCTCCAATTGATTTTAATTATATTTGGAACATTGTTGTTATTTTAATTATCCTATATGTCATCAGCGCCGCATTTAATTATTTACAACAGTTTATGATGGCAGGTATTTCACAAAAAGTTGTTTATGATTTACGTTATGAGATTGATGAAAAACTAGCTAAATTACCTCTTAAATTTTTTGATTCACATACACACGGTGAATTACTGAGTCGCTTTACAAATGATGTAGATAATATTAGTAGTACCTTACAACAATCGATTACTCAAGTCATTACTTCCGTAACAACCATTATTGGGGTGTTGATCTTGATGTTAACGATTAGTCCAACTTTAACATTAATTTCTTTAGTTGTTATTCCTTTTTCAGGTGTGTTAATGATGATGGTCATTAAACGATCACAAAAATATTTTATTAGCCAACAAAAAACACTCGGTGAATTAAATGGTCATATTGAAGAAATGTATACAGGACACAACGTCGTTAAAGCATTTGGTCACGAGAGAAAAGCAATCGAAGAATTCGATGAAATTAACGAAAGACTTTATGGTGTTGGATGGATGGCACAGTTCTTATCAGGATTAATTATGCCAATTATCAACTTCATCGGAAATCTAGGATATGTAGTTGTGGCAGTTGTAGGTGGAATTTTAGTTACTAAGGGACGTATTAGTGTAGGGGATATTCAAGCTTTCATTCAATATAGTCGCCAATTCACTCAACCAATTGCTCAAGTAGCTCAGATTTCTAATATTATTCAGTCAACGGTTGCCTCAGCTGAGCGTGTCTTTGAGCTACTAGACGAAGAAGAAGTGGTTCCTGAACCAAGTCAACCCGTTAAAATTGAAAATGGACAAGGTGCTGTTGAATTTGAACACGTAAAATTCGGTTACCGTGACGATCGCATTTTAATTAATGATATGAACATTAAAGCGGAACCTGGTCAAATGGTCGCGATCGTTGGTCCAACTGGAGCAGGAAAAACAACATTAGTGAATCTGTTACTTCGTTTTTATGAAGTCAATGAAGGCCGCATTTTAGTAGATGGTGTAGATATTACCAAACGAGATCGTGCGGATTTACGCAAGCAGTTTGGAATGGTTTTACAAGATACGTGGTTATTTAATGGAACGATTCGTGATAATATTGCTTACGGTAAAGAAGATGCTACAGAGGAAGAAATCATTGCTGCTGCTAAGGCAGCACACGCTGACCATTTCATTCGTGTCTTACCTGATGGTTATGATACGATTTTAAATGAGGAAGTTTCAAATATTTCTCAAGGGCAAAAACAGTTATTAACGATTGCTCGTGCACTATTAGCTGATCCTGAAATTATGATTTTAGATGAAGCAACAAGTAGTGTGGATACCCGTACAGAAATACAAATTCAAAATGCAATGAAGCAATTAATGAAAGGTCGAACAAGTTTTGTTATCGCGCATCGTCTATCAACGATTCGTGAAGCGGATGTTATCTTAGTGATGAAAGATGGGGATGTGATTGAAACGGGAAATCATGAAACATTAATGGCCCAAAACGGATTCTATGCTGATTTATATAATAGTCAATTTAACCAAGATCAAGAAGTATAA